One genomic region from Candidatus Thorarchaeota archaeon encodes:
- a CDS encoding XamI family restriction endonuclease, producing MPANIDKTKRWAEDIDKSVQFYNKWFIEAAPFHFHKLYKQARKYVVQFMERSNSLKIMKTETEFIDLLRDRPELLRVVRLITAPPLAIDRLAGLCDVSRGFVQRMERSNDLPPKMSEEKILSNLESITSIIFKMIDYSLFPWLAQSREPTMHEIELATGILADRFRGILYDTLIRNIQEKQQLDALCKWLEERGYSPAENREHDLTKMNDHTYLIRPVAISSTEGTNVPLDLALMRPSSAGLLLVEAKSAGDFANVNKRRKEEAKKLDHLQKIYTVSFDYVLLLNGYFNRAYLQYMHESKIDWVWSHRLEDFKLLGV from the coding sequence CAAACATTGACAAGACTAAGAGATGGGCTGAAGATATCGATAAATCGGTCCAATTTTACAATAAGTGGTTTATTGAGGCGGCTCCCTTTCATTTTCATAAACTCTACAAACAAGCCCGAAAATATGTTGTACAGTTCATGGAAAGATCAAATTCATTAAAGATTATGAAGACTGAAACTGAATTTATCGATCTTCTCAGGGATCGTCCCGAGTTATTGCGAGTGGTACGGTTGATCACTGCGCCTCCATTAGCTATCGATCGTCTGGCTGGTCTTTGTGATGTTTCAAGGGGCTTTGTCCAACGAATGGAACGGAGTAATGATCTTCCCCCGAAAATGTCAGAAGAGAAGATATTAAGTAATTTAGAATCTATCACGAGTATTATTTTTAAAATGATTGATTACTCATTGTTCCCTTGGCTAGCACAATCACGAGAACCTACTATGCATGAAATAGAGTTGGCTACAGGTATTTTGGCGGATCGTTTTCGAGGGATTTTATACGATACACTCATCCGTAATATTCAGGAAAAGCAACAACTTGATGCACTATGCAAATGGCTAGAAGAACGAGGATATAGTCCTGCTGAGAATCGTGAACATGATCTAACTAAGATGAATGATCACACCTATCTTATACGTCCTGTTGCTATCTCTTCTACCGAAGGAACCAATGTTCCCCTTGATCTTGCTCTGATGCGACCCTCCTCGGCAGGATTATTGCTCGTTGAGGCAAAATCCGCTGGAGATTTTGCAAATGTGAACAAGCGACGAAAGGAAGAGGCAAAAAAACTAGATCATTTACAAAAAATTTATACCGTTTCTTTTGATTACGTTCTATTACTTAACGGGTACTTTAATAGAGCTTATCTTCAATATATGCATGAATCAAAAATAGATTGGGTATGGTCACATCGACTTGAAGATTTTAAGCTACTTGGTGTTTGA
- a CDS encoding Eco57I restriction-modification methylase domain-containing protein produces MRSLDEQDLFREKLQRELNSLRTLPERNKLGQHATPLGLALEILHYARLLTSDLPQIRFLDPAFGIGTFYHALLSEFPRDRIHSAIGFEIDRSFVQAAEELWSGFPIDIRLADFTAIEPNFESSELPNLIICNPPYVRHHHLDRLTKERLQNEAMVRTRIVPNGLSGLYVYFILLAHSWMSKGAISGWLIPSEFMDVGYGRYLRTYLLDRVTLLRIHRFRPEDVQFGDATVSSSIIWFKNEPPPSNHIVKFSYGGSLLNPESIKSVEASLLKRETKWIKFFDESQFIPPKFTLDHLFMIKRGIATGANSFFIMTSERAEELGLASEFLFPILPSPRGLDADVVYADEHGMPLLDPQYVLLSCDLPEERIQVEYPELWSYLEEGIRQGVHKRYLCRNRNPWYSQELRQPAPLLCSYMGRSTDKTSSPFRFILNLSSAIVTNTYLMMYPNQNLHLLITKNPKLLLDIWSALRAIPSNLLIREGRVYGGGLHKIEPKELGRVPADTLFDTVLDLSKTLVFQTQLE; encoded by the coding sequence ATGCGTTCACTGGACGAACAAGATCTCTTTCGGGAAAAGTTACAACGTGAACTTAATTCATTACGGACTTTACCTGAGAGAAACAAGCTTGGACAGCACGCAACCCCCCTTGGTTTGGCTCTTGAAATATTACATTACGCCCGTCTGCTTACTTCTGACCTCCCTCAAATTAGATTTCTCGATCCCGCCTTTGGGATTGGAACATTTTATCATGCACTGCTTTCCGAATTTCCTCGAGATCGTATCCACTCTGCTATTGGATTTGAAATTGACAGGTCATTTGTGCAGGCTGCCGAGGAATTATGGAGTGGGTTTCCTATTGATATCAGATTAGCAGACTTTACCGCCATTGAACCTAATTTTGAGTCATCCGAGTTGCCTAATCTCATAATCTGTAATCCTCCGTATGTTAGACATCACCACCTAGATCGATTAACAAAAGAGCGTCTTCAAAACGAGGCCATGGTTCGGACCCGAATCGTTCCAAACGGTCTTTCAGGGCTTTATGTTTATTTTATTCTATTAGCACACTCTTGGATGTCAAAAGGGGCTATCTCTGGTTGGCTAATTCCTAGCGAGTTCATGGATGTGGGGTATGGAAGATATCTCCGTACATATCTCCTTGATCGAGTCACTCTTCTACGGATTCATAGATTTCGTCCTGAAGATGTACAATTTGGGGATGCAACCGTTTCATCTTCAATTATCTGGTTCAAGAATGAACCACCCCCTTCCAATCATATTGTCAAATTCAGTTATGGCGGATCTTTGCTAAATCCAGAATCGATTAAGAGCGTGGAAGCTTCGCTACTGAAGCGTGAAACCAAATGGATTAAGTTTTTTGACGAGTCACAGTTTATTCCGCCCAAGTTCACACTGGACCATCTCTTTATGATTAAACGTGGAATTGCAACTGGTGCCAACTCTTTTTTCATTATGACATCTGAAAGAGCAGAAGAGTTAGGACTTGCTTCAGAATTTCTGTTTCCCATTCTTCCAAGTCCTCGTGGTCTGGACGCTGATGTGGTATATGCAGATGAGCATGGCATGCCGTTACTTGATCCACAGTATGTATTGTTGTCATGTGATTTACCCGAAGAGCGCATTCAGGTTGAATATCCCGAGCTGTGGAGTTATCTCGAGGAGGGAATTAGACAAGGTGTTCATAAACGGTATTTATGTAGAAATCGAAATCCGTGGTACTCTCAAGAATTGAGGCAACCCGCCCCTCTCCTCTGTTCGTATATGGGTCGTAGTACTGATAAAACGTCGTCGCCTTTTAGATTCATACTAAACCTTTCCTCTGCTATTGTTACGAATACATATTTGATGATGTATCCCAATCAGAATCTACATCTTCTTATCACGAAAAATCCAAAATTACTTTTAGATATCTGGTCCGCATTGCGTGCTATACCGTCTAATCTTTTGATACGTGAAGGACGCGTATATGGTGGTGGGCTTCATAAAATCGAGCCAAAGGAACTGGGCCGTGTACCCGCAGACACCCTTTTTGACACAGTCTTGGATCTAAGCAAGACACTGGTTTTTCAGACTCAGTTAGAATGA
- a CDS encoding ABC transporter ATP-binding protein — protein MLSPVIELKNLSHTYRNGTQALDGVSFTVEKGEIVGILGPNGAGKSTLVKAITGLLRPTAGSIRINGLDVFANAKQVRHVIGFVPQETALYDDLTAYETLEYHAALYGVPPGEVAERITAMLDLAGLRNRAHDLVKTYSGGMKRRLALVRAMLHDSQILILDEMSLGVDVQSRNLIWSQVKRLKAEGRTIIFCTNYMDEAEDLADRLVILDKGQIVAEGSPTTLKRDCIGEYLILISVEDRFREEANKAIRDAGHEIVQILESTDSETSQIAIRSSAGPVDLPLIVEMLRKAKIPILEMTVRAPSLGDVFLNITGTELRD, from the coding sequence ATGCTATCGCCAGTAATCGAACTGAAGAATCTCTCACATACCTATCGGAATGGGACACAGGCATTAGATGGGGTCTCTTTCACGGTGGAGAAGGGAGAGATCGTTGGGATTCTTGGGCCAAACGGTGCAGGCAAGTCCACTCTTGTCAAGGCCATAACCGGATTACTACGTCCCACAGCGGGGTCGATTAGGATCAATGGCCTCGATGTCTTCGCCAATGCGAAACAAGTCCGTCATGTGATCGGCTTTGTGCCTCAGGAGACCGCTCTGTATGATGATCTTACTGCATATGAGACCCTTGAGTATCATGCTGCGCTCTATGGTGTTCCTCCGGGAGAGGTCGCCGAACGTATTACTGCAATGCTTGACCTTGCTGGGCTGAGGAATCGCGCACACGATCTTGTCAAGACGTATAGTGGTGGAATGAAACGGCGTCTTGCGTTAGTGAGGGCAATGCTTCATGATTCACAGATTCTGATCTTGGATGAGATGTCTCTTGGAGTGGATGTCCAGAGCCGGAACCTGATCTGGTCGCAAGTAAAACGATTGAAGGCTGAGGGGCGAACCATAATCTTCTGTACAAACTACATGGATGAGGCTGAAGATCTTGCGGACCGGTTGGTCATTCTCGACAAGGGTCAGATAGTAGCAGAAGGTTCTCCAACAACACTCAAACGCGATTGTATTGGTGAGTATCTGATATTGATTAGTGTGGAGGATCGTTTCAGGGAAGAGGCCAATAAGGCGATACGGGACGCGGGTCATGAGATCGTGCAGATACTTGAGAGCACCGATAGTGAGACCTCTCAAATTGCAATAAGGAGCAGTGCCGGACCTGTTGATCTGCCCTTGATAGTTGAGATGCTTAGAAAAGCAAAAATCCCCATTCTTGAGATGACTGTGAGGGCACCATCATTGGGAGATGTCTTTCTTAATATTACTGGGACTGAGTTGAGGGATTGA